The following are from one region of the Candidatus Krumholzibacteriia bacterium genome:
- the yihA gene encoding ribosome biogenesis GTP-binding protein YihA/YsxC, translating into MGKRQLDVQLTHFCATLEECPRRPAPEIALSGRSNVGKSSLVNLLVRRQKLAYTSKQPGKTRVFTYYEVDGRWNLVDMPGYGYAKVGGAERNRWLAQARRYFAQREQLAGVIQLIDLKVGPTPDDRARLRELVAAGRPLCLAMTKSDKIARSKREAAVREHLQALDLALPADTAVVVTSASERFGHDELLAWVEDVLDTDGNDAPSVD; encoded by the coding sequence ATGGGAAAGCGCCAGCTCGACGTGCAGCTCACGCACTTCTGCGCCACGCTCGAGGAGTGCCCGCGGCGGCCGGCACCCGAGATCGCTCTGTCCGGCCGCAGCAACGTGGGCAAGTCCTCGCTGGTGAACCTGCTCGTGCGGCGCCAGAAGCTGGCCTACACCAGCAAACAGCCCGGCAAGACACGGGTCTTCACCTATTACGAGGTCGACGGGCGCTGGAACCTGGTCGACATGCCGGGGTACGGCTACGCGAAGGTGGGCGGCGCCGAGCGCAATCGGTGGCTCGCGCAGGCCCGGCGCTACTTCGCCCAGCGCGAGCAGCTGGCGGGCGTGATCCAGCTGATCGACCTGAAGGTGGGGCCCACCCCCGACGACCGGGCGCGCCTGCGCGAGCTCGTGGCGGCGGGACGGCCGCTCTGCCTGGCGATGACCAAGAGCGACAAGATCGCGCGGAGCAAGCGCGAGGCGGCCGTGCGCGAGCACCTGCAGGCCCTGGACCTGGCCCTGCCGGCCGACACGGCCGTGGTGGTCACCTCGGCCTCCGAACGCTTCGGGCACGACGAACTGCTGGCCTGGGTCGAGGACGTTCTCGACACGGACGGGAACGACGCTCCGTCCGTGGATTGA